A DNA window from Bradyrhizobium barranii subsp. barranii contains the following coding sequences:
- a CDS encoding arsenate-mycothiol transferase ArsC, whose product MAAPPRARDPQSVLFACAMNSVRSPMAESLLRHMFPQGLYVKSAGARKGELDPFVVAVMDELGQDISAHKPQTFEELEDWEGLNFDLIITLSPEAHHKALELTRTLAADVEYWPTQDPTTIEGSRDQKLAAYRDVCDQLLMRIRRRFAKVGAASG is encoded by the coding sequence ATGGCGGCGCCGCCACGCGCACGCGATCCGCAATCGGTGCTGTTCGCCTGCGCGATGAACAGCGTGCGCTCGCCGATGGCCGAGAGCCTGCTCCGGCACATGTTTCCGCAGGGCCTCTACGTGAAGTCGGCCGGCGCCAGGAAAGGCGAGCTCGATCCCTTCGTGGTCGCCGTGATGGACGAACTGGGGCAGGACATCTCCGCCCACAAGCCGCAGACCTTCGAGGAGCTGGAGGACTGGGAGGGGCTCAATTTCGACCTCATCATCACGCTCTCGCCCGAAGCGCACCACAAGGCGCTGGAGCTGACCCGCACGCTCGCCGCCGACGTCGAATACTGGCCGACGCAGGATCCCACCACCATCGAAGGCAGCCGCGACCAGAAGCTCGCCGCCTACCGCGATGTCTGCGACCAGCTCCTGATGCGCATCCGCAGGCGTTTTGCGAAGGTCGGCGCGGCGAGCGGTTAG
- a CDS encoding Maf-like protein — translation MLGRPKFVLASGSPRRLSLLNQAGIEPDALRPADVDETPKRGELPRACANRLARAKADAALKSVQLDDELRGAFILSADTVVAVGRRILPKANLVDEAAQCLRLLSGRNHRVYTAICLVTPREAFRQRLVETRVRFKRLSEDDIQAYIGSGEWRGKAGGYAVQGIAGSFVVKMVGSYSNVVGLPLYETTTLLGGEGFPIRFGWLNATAI, via the coding sequence ATGCTCGGCCGCCCCAAATTCGTACTTGCCTCCGGTTCGCCGCGGCGCCTGTCGCTGCTCAACCAGGCCGGCATCGAGCCGGACGCGCTCCGGCCGGCCGACGTCGACGAGACGCCGAAGCGGGGCGAGCTGCCGCGCGCCTGCGCCAACCGTCTCGCAAGGGCCAAGGCCGATGCGGCGCTGAAATCGGTGCAGCTCGACGACGAGCTGCGCGGCGCCTTCATCCTCTCAGCCGACACGGTTGTGGCGGTCGGCCGCCGCATCCTGCCCAAGGCCAACCTCGTGGACGAGGCCGCGCAGTGCCTGCGGCTGCTGTCGGGCCGCAACCACCGCGTCTACACGGCGATCTGCCTGGTGACGCCGCGCGAGGCCTTCCGCCAGCGCCTGGTCGAGACCCGCGTCCGCTTCAAGCGCCTCTCCGAGGACGACATCCAGGCCTATATCGGCTCCGGCGAATGGCGCGGCAAAGCCGGCGGTTACGCCGTGCAGGGCATCGCCGGCTCCTTCGTGGTCAAGATGGTCGGGTCCTACAGCAACGTCGTCGGCCTGCCGCTCTACGAGACCACGACGCTGCTCGGCGGCGAAGGTTTTCCGATCCGCTTCGGCTGGCTCAACGCCACGGCCATCTAG
- the yacG gene encoding DNA gyrase inhibitor YacG, with protein sequence MDDHVKKPAGPLKTCPICGKPQSEATRPFCSSRCRDVDLNRWLKGSYVIPGRDDEADGEE encoded by the coding sequence ATGGACGACCACGTCAAAAAGCCCGCCGGCCCGCTCAAAACCTGCCCGATCTGCGGCAAGCCGCAGTCGGAAGCCACCCGCCCGTTCTGCTCCTCGCGCTGCCGCGACGTCGACCTGAACCGCTGGCTGAAAGGCTCCTACGTCATCCCCGGCCGCGACGACGAGGCGGATGGCGAAGAATAG
- a CDS encoding tyrosine-type recombinase/integrase, which yields MTVLRVKGLKRYRVKGRWYAYHRKSGTRLKSEFGTAEFVAELAGVEGRLKKLEPLPGTLGKLFSFYRKSAAYTDLASSTKQGYLRMMDLLKPLDEMPLAELSPQFIAGLRDRIAERHGRRQANYVMAVVSVACEHGKEHGIVRDNPVKGVKRVRRSRSAPAANRPWTIEECRTVLTELPYQLKVPVALAMFTGLRKGDVLELKKSAIRDGRIWRRTSKTGQELSIPIHPDLAQVLAASPQHNAITIAATRNATPWTESGFNSSFIKAMAALKKAGKIGPGLTFHGLRHTVGTLLIEAGYDIDTVRRWLGQKTLAMAIHYSQSANTSEKMREVVGRLDPLGSKTRT from the coding sequence ATGACCGTACTCAGGGTTAAGGGCCTAAAACGATATCGCGTGAAAGGACGCTGGTACGCTTACCACCGGAAGTCAGGCACGAGGCTCAAGTCCGAATTCGGCACTGCTGAGTTCGTCGCGGAGTTGGCCGGGGTGGAAGGAAGGCTTAAAAAACTCGAGCCTCTACCTGGAACGCTTGGAAAGCTTTTCTCCTTCTACAGAAAATCTGCAGCGTATACCGACCTCGCTTCGTCGACGAAGCAAGGCTATTTGCGGATGATGGATTTGCTCAAGCCACTCGATGAGATGCCCCTTGCTGAACTGTCACCGCAATTCATCGCTGGGCTGCGAGATCGGATAGCAGAGAGACACGGTCGCAGGCAGGCAAACTATGTAATGGCAGTCGTGTCCGTTGCATGTGAGCACGGTAAGGAGCACGGGATCGTTCGCGATAATCCAGTGAAGGGCGTGAAGCGGGTGAGACGGTCGCGGAGCGCTCCTGCAGCCAACAGACCTTGGACCATCGAGGAATGCAGAACTGTCCTGACCGAACTGCCATACCAATTGAAAGTACCTGTCGCACTGGCGATGTTCACCGGTCTTCGAAAAGGTGACGTATTGGAGCTCAAGAAGAGCGCGATTCGTGACGGCAGAATTTGGCGCAGAACAAGTAAGACCGGCCAGGAGCTATCGATTCCAATTCACCCAGACCTGGCTCAGGTCCTCGCTGCATCGCCGCAACACAATGCGATCACCATCGCGGCGACGAGGAACGCCACGCCATGGACCGAGAGCGGTTTCAATTCGAGTTTCATCAAGGCCATGGCTGCCCTCAAGAAGGCAGGAAAGATTGGCCCCGGTCTCACCTTTCACGGCCTTCGTCACACAGTCGGCACGCTTCTCATTGAAGCAGGCTACGACATCGACACGGTGCGACGTTGGCTTGGTCAGAAGACGCTCGCGATGGCGATCCACTACTCTCAGTCAGCGAATACCTCCGAAAAAATGCGGGAGGTGGTCGGTCGGCTGGACCCCTTGGGGAGCAAAACGCGAACGTAA